DNA sequence from the Candidatus Methylomirabilota bacterium genome:
GGCAATCTGGAACGCCCACCGCGGGAGATCCGCTCCCTTCAGAAATTCCGCCGAGCGGACTAGCTGTGAACTGCCACGAGATTGTCCGGGGCCACCAGGCGGCTGATGGGTGGTCGTCCCTGATGCGCGCCGTGTCCGCGCGCCCAGTTGTAGTAGTGGAGCCAGGCGGGCAAGGCGTCGGTCCGCTGTCGCGAGCTGGG
Encoded proteins:
- a CDS encoding IS481 family transposase, whose translation is PSSRQRTDALPAWLHYYNWARGHGAHQGRPPISRLVAPDNLVAVHS